One window of the Pseudochaenichthys georgianus chromosome 21, fPseGeo1.2, whole genome shotgun sequence genome contains the following:
- the LOC117467088 gene encoding ribosyldihydronicotinamide dehydrogenase [quinone]-like, producing the protein MASKKVLIVYAHQSSGSFNSAAKDAAVEVLTAKGCTVEVSDLYAMKFKATATAEDITGKVKNADHFCYGEETKLAWEAGKLTADITEEQRKLTEADLVIFQFPMYWFTVPAIMKGWMDRVLTLGFAFTHEKRYSQGIFKDKKAMLSFTTGSQESMFSANGINGDMNVTLWPLQNGILHYCGFQVLAPQIFWAPSHVPSEARGTMLESWRTRMQGLLGENPLAFTPLDCFDGEKGYQLKPEVHEKHASKEFGLTVGIHLGKALPPNNQMKAGV; encoded by the exons ATGG CATCAAAGAAAGTGTTGATTGTGTATGCACACCAGAGCTCTGGCTCGTTCAACTCAGCAGCCAAAGACGCAGCGGTGGAAGTTTTAACTGCTAAGGGCTGCACAGTAGAAGTATCTGACCTGTATGCCATGAAGTTTAAGGCCACTGCTACAGCTGAGGACATCACTG GAAAAGTTAAGAATGCAGATCACTTCTGTTACGGAGAGGAGACCAAACTGGCATGGGAGGCAGGAAAGCTTACTGCTGATATCACTGAAGAACAACGCAAACTCACTGAGGCTGACCTCGTCATTTTTCAG TTCCCCATGTACTGGTTCACTGTTCCTGCCATCATGAAGGGCTGGATGGACCGGGTGCTCACACTGGGCTTTGCCTTCACCCACGAGAAGCGCTACAGCCAGGGAATCTTCAAG GACAAGAAGGCCATGCTCTCTTTCACCACTGGGTCTCAGGAGTCCATGTTCAGTGCAAATGGAATTAATGGAGACATGAATGTCACTCTTTGGCCACTGCAG AATGGTATCCTGCACTACTGTGGCTTCCAGGTTCTGGCTCCTCAGATCTTCTGGGCCCCGTCTCACGTTCCCTCTGAGGCACGCGGTACCATGCTGGAGAGCTGGCGCACACGCATGCAAGGCCTCCTGGGAGAAAACCCACTTGCTTTCACTCCCTTGGACTGCTTCGATGGGGAGAAGGGTTACCAGCTGAAGCCTGAGGTCCATGAGAAACATGCCTCCAAGGAGTTTGGACTGACCGTGGGGATCCACCTGGGCAAGGCCCTGCCACCCAACAACCAGATGAAAGCTGGAGTCTGA
- the LOC139432828 gene encoding ribosyldihydronicotinamide dehydrogenase [quinone]-like, with product MASKKVLIVYAHQSSGSFNSAAKDAAVEVLTAKGCTVEVSDLYAMKFKATATAEDITGKVKNADNFCYGEETKLAWEAGKLTADITEEQRKLTEADLVIFQFPMYWFTVPAIMKGWMDRVLTLGFAFTHEKRYSQGIFKDKKAMLSFTTGSQECMFSANGINGDMNVTLWPLQNGILHYCGFQVLAPQIFWAPSHVPSEARGTMLEGWRTRMQGLLGENPLAFTPLDCLNDMMSIKLLLRKILLIDTH from the exons ATGG CGTCAAAGAAAGTGTTGATTGTGTATGCACACCAGAGCTCTGGCTCGTTCAACTCTGCAGCCAAAGACGCAGCGGTGGAAGTTTTAACTGCTAAGGGCTGCACAGTAGAAGTATCTGACCTGTATGCCATGAAGTTTAAGGCCACTGCTACAGCTGAGGACATCACTG GAAAAGTTAAGAATGCAGATAACTTCTGTTACGGAGAGGAGACCAAACTGGCATGGGAGGCAGGAAAGCTTACTGCTGATATCACTGAAGAACAACGCAAACTCACTGAGGCTGACCTCGTCATTTTTCAG TTCCCCATGTACTGGTTCACTGTTCCTGCCATCATGAAGGGCTGGATGGACCGGGTGCTCACACTGGGCTTTGCCTTCACCCACGAGAAGCGCTACAGCCAGGGAATCTTCAAG GACAAGAAGGCCATGCTCTCCTTCACCACTGGGTCTCAGGAGTGCATGTTCAGTGCAAATGGCATCAATGGAGACATGAATGTCACTCTTTGGCCACTGCAG AATGGTATCCTGCACTACTGTGGCTTCCAGGTTCTGGCTCCTCAGATATTCTGGGCCCCGTCTCACGTTCCCTCTGAGGCACGCGGTACCATGCTGGAGGGCTGGCGCACACGCATGCAAGGCCTCCTGGGTGAAAACCCACTTGCTTTCACTCCCTTGGACTGCTTGAACGACATGATGTCCATCAAGCTCCTGTTGCGAAAGATTTTACTGATTGACACACACTAA